Below is a window of Gemmatimonadota bacterium DNA.
TCGCGGTTTACGACGGTGCGGGCGGTTCGGTGGCTGCCCGGGTATGGTGGATGCTCCGCTGGCTGGGTCACGACGCCGTCGCCGTTGTGGACGGCGGCTGGCCGGCCTGGACCGGGGCGGGACTGCCGGTCACGCAAGAAGTAGGGGAAGTGACGCCGCGCACCTTCGTGCCCAACGTTCGGGCAAACCTCGTCACCGACGTGGACGGCGTCGACCGGCACCGGAAGGATGCGGACTGGGCCGTCCTGGATGCTCGCACGCCGGAGCGCTTCCGTGGCGAACAGGAGCCCATCGATCCCGTGGCCGGTCATATCCCGGGCGCCACATGCGCGTCTTTCGATGTGAACCTGGGGGAAGACGGATGTTTTCGGTCGCAGGAGGAGCTGAGGCGGAGATTCGAGGGGTTATTTGGCGGGGTGCTGGCCGACCGCGCCATAAACTACTGCGGATCGGGTGTATCGGCCTGCCACAACCTGCTCGCCATCGCCCACGCGGGCCTGGGCGATGCCGTACTTTACCCCGGTT
It encodes the following:
- a CDS encoding sulfurtransferase — translated: MHTTLIDVHTLNRHHQDPDWRVIDARFSLADAGQGAREYGAGHVPGALYAHLDDDLSGPIIPGETGRHPLPTVERAVEVFSRLGIDGSVQVAVYDGAGGSVAARVWWMLRWLGHDAVAVVDGGWPAWTGAGLPVTQEVGEVTPRTFVPNVRANLVTDVDGVDRHRKDADWAVLDARTPERFRGEQEPIDPVAGHIPGATCASFDVNLGEDGCFRSQEELRRRFEGLFGGVLADRAINYCGSGVSACHNLLAIAHAGLGDAVLYPGSWSEWITDEDRPIGTGEG